GAGGCCGTCGAGGCGCTCCGCCAAGCCTGGACCGAACTCGCCGCGCGCCCCCTTCGCGACTTCAACCCGAAGACGAAGGAAGACGCGCTTACGAAGCGCTTGAAGGTCTACATCGAGAACTACGTTGCGCCGCGGCGCGGACTCCTAGGGATGTGGGCGGCGGAAGATATCATCGGAGCCGTGGACCCGGCTACGGGCGAGATGATCGAGGAGCGTCGGACCGACATTGCCTATGGTTGGAACGATCAAGACAAGGACATGAAGCTTGTCTTTGAGTTTAAGCGCCTGGGCCGTCAAAAGCGCCACCGCGATCATTACCTGCAGGATCAAGGGTTGGGGCGCTTCGTGACCGGCATCTACAGCCGCCGGCAGTCAGTGGCCGCCATGGTCGGC
This sequence is a window from Methylobacterium sp. SyP6R. Protein-coding genes within it:
- a CDS encoding Fis family transcriptional regulator translates to MTSADDWRTAFPIQPATEAVEALRQAWTELAARPLRDFNPKTKEDALTKRLKVYIENYVAPRRGLLGMWAAEDIIGAVDPATGEMIEERRTDIAYGWNDQDKDMKLVFEFKRLGRQKRHRDHYLQDQGLGRFVTGIYSRRQSVAAMVGVLLDPEDEVVPPIRRALGHTALATTLRLRKTATGDHFTRPSTLFTTADFDTEHERDAAFAPPHGTINVSHFFLAFGYPVSTGKPKKPKA